In the Setaria italica strain Yugu1 chromosome VI, Setaria_italica_v2.0, whole genome shotgun sequence genome, one interval contains:
- the LOC101753161 gene encoding tricin synthase 1 codes for MAAGGDTMAQVHEGLDSSNKTLLKSEALYKYVLDTSVLPHEPECMRELRLVTDKHRWGFMQSSPDEAQLLRMLIKLTGARNTLEVGVFTGYSLLATALALPDDGKVIAIDVDREYYEIGRPFIEKAGVAHKVDFREGPALDHLDKLLADEANVGAFDFAFVDADKPNYVKYHEQLLRLVKVGGTIVYDNTLWAGTVAMPPDTPMSDLDRRFSAAIRDLNVRLSADERIEVCQLAIADGVTICRRLV; via the exons atggcggccggcggcgacaccATGGCCCAGGTCCACGAAGGCCTCGACAGCAGCAACAAGACGCTTCTCAAGAGCGAGGCCCTGTACAAG TACGTGCTGGACACGTCGGTGCTGCCGCACGAGCCGGAGTGCATGCGGGAGCTGCGGCTGGTGACGGACAAGCACCGGTGGGGGTTCATGCAGTCGTCGCCCGACGAGGCGCAGCTGCTCCGGATGCTCATCAAGCTGACGGGCGCGCGGAACACGCTGGAGGTGGGCGTGTTCACGGGCTACTCCCTCCTGGCCACCGCCCTCGCCCTCCCCGACGACGGCAAGGTCATCGCCATCGACGTCGACCGCGAGTACTACGAGATCGGCCGCCCCTTCATCGAGAAGGCCGGCGTCGCGCACAAGGTGGACTTCCGCGAGGGCCCCGCGCTGGACCACCTCGACAAGCTCCTCGCCGACGAGGCCAACGTGGGGGCGTTCGACTTCGCGTTCGTCGACGCCGACAAGCCCAACTACGTCAAGTACCACGAGCAGCTGCTGCGCCTGGTGAAGGTCGGCGGCACCATCGTGTATGACAACACGCTGTGGGCGGGCACCGTGGCGATGCCGCCCGACACCCCCATGTCCGACCTCGACCGCAGGTTCTCCGCCGCCATCAGGGACCTCAACGTCCGCCTCTCCGCCGACGAACGCATCGAGGTCTGCCAGCTCGCCATCGCCGACGGCGTCACCATCTGCCGCCGCCTCGTCTGA